Within the Acidobacteriota bacterium genome, the region GACGAGAGCCGTACGGTCCGGTGACAACCGGCTCCGCTCACCGACGATATCTGCACAGATCATTCTCCGGCTTCCTCCTCGGGTTCAATTGCAGGCGGCGGCATCGCCAGCGCTGCCTCGAGCGCCTCCAGGGTCTTGTCGGGGCACTCGCGATGCGGCACGTGGCCGCACCCGTGAACGAGGTGCAGCCGCGCCCTCGGCAGACCGTCGAGCAGGCGCTGGGCGTAATCCAGGGTGAACAACGCGTCGGCATCACCCCACACCAGCTCCACCGGCACGACGACCTCATCGAGGCGATCGTCGAGCAGATAGGTTTCGATGTTCTCGTTCGGATCCGCGAGACGCCCCGCCAGGCGGCTCGCAGGACCTTCATTCATGTGGCGAACCATGTCGTCGAGCACGAAGTCTGGCGGCGGCAGGGTGGCCGGACCCATCAGGCCCTTCATCGTCTCCAGCGCCTCTTCGCGGTTCTGTGGGAAGAGATTGACGGCAGGATCGTCCTCCTTGATCGCGCCACCGTTGATTGCCACCAGCCGCGACACCCGGGCCGGATAGTCGTGGGCGTAGAGCATCCCGAGCCAGGCGCCGAGCGAGTTACCGACCAGCATCACCTCCTCACCGGCGCACACCGAATCCATCACCACCTCGACACCCGACAGGAGCTGATCGATGCCGAGCGGGCCCTCACGCGGGTCGCTCTTCCAGTGGCCGGGAAGGTCCGGAATGACGACGCGGTAATCGTCAAGCAGCGGCTTCAGCATCCGCGCCCAGGCTCCAGCCTGGTCACCGGCACCGTGCAGCATCACCATGCACGGGCCCTCACCGCCGATCCATACGTTGACGTGGCCGTCCGGAGACGGGACCGAAACCTCCTCCATCCCGAGCTTGCCGAGCGCGAAGCGGCTGAATCTCGCGTCCACCGAAAGTGGCCGCTTCCAGACCATCCACACAC harbors:
- a CDS encoding alpha/beta hydrolase, whose product is MRSTLLKVLVAIGVVMVIAIIASVWMVWKRPLSVDARFSRFALGKLGMEEVSVPSPDGHVNVWIGGEGPCMVMLHGAGDQAGAWARMLKPLLDDYRVVIPDLPGHWKSDPREGPLGIDQLLSGVEVVMDSVCAGEEVMLVGNSLGAWLGMLYAHDYPARVSRLVAINGGAIKEDDPAVNLFPQNREEALETMKGLMGPATLPPPDFVLDDMVRHMNEGPASRLAGRLADPNENIETYLLDDRLDEVVVPVELVWGDADALFTLDYAQRLLDGLPRARLHLVHGCGHVPHRECPDKTLEALEAALAMPPPAIEPEEEAGE